The genomic region AGCTCTGCCGCGAGCGCGGCTTCCGGGCCGAGCGCGGCTCGCTGGACAAGATGCCCTTCGCGGACGAGTCATTCGACATCGTCACGGCCAAGCACACGCTGGAGCACATCCCGAGCCCCATCGACGGCCTGCGGGAGATCCACCGCGTGCTGCGGCCCGGGGGCGTGGCCTTCCTCATCGTCCCGGACGCGGCCTACTACAAGCACACCCTCATGCCGCGGCGCGGGAGCTCGTTCCGGCCGGACCGGCGCGGGTGGCAGCACCACGTCTACTTCTACGAGAAGAACCTGGCGGACGCGTCCGCGCGGGCGGGCCTCACGCCCGTCAAGGCGGGCAAGAGCATCTTCCGCAGCAGGCTGGCGCGGGGGCCACGCGCCGCGCTCGAGTACGCGCGCTATGCGTTCCTGGTGGGCTGGACCCACGGCTCGCGGGTGACGCACACGCGGCGGGAGATCCAGCTCATCTCCGTCAAGCCGGGCACGCCCCAGGCCCTGCCCGCGTCCCAGGCCCACGCCGAGAGCGCCGCGCGCTGAACCCTCCGTGGCTCAGTGCAGCATCATGCGGGCGCGCGGGGAGAGCCGCTCGTAGCGCGTCTTGAACAGGCGCAGCTCCTCGGGCATCCCCAGGCCGCGGCGGATGTCCGCGCCCTTGATGGAGCGTCCGAAGAGCGGGCCGAGCAGGCACAGGTCCAGCGCCCCCGCCACCAGCGGCCCCAACCCCACCAGGGCCACCACCGCGCCACGCGGTGAACTCGACGAGAGCCCTCCCAGCACCATCCCGGCGCCCGCCAGGATGCGGAGCCATCGCCCTGTCCGTGACGCCATGAAGCCAACGAGCATGCGGCACCTCCAGGCAGAAGATGGGCACGGCCCCGCGCCACACCAGCACTCGCGACGCGCCGCGAGCCCCTACACGCCCCCTCGCCCTCCAGGCGCCCATCACTCCGAGCCCGGCGCGGAGCGAGCACCGTGTCGGATCGCCGGTGCACCCGAACTGTCCAGAGAACAACTTCCCACCAGGGCCGCGTCACCACGGCGGCCCGGGGAGCGGAGCGCATGTTCGACAGATCGGAGATCCAGAAGGGGATGACGGTGCGCAGCATCGATGGGCACAAGCTCGGGCGCGTCGTCGACATCCAGGACGAGGAGTTCATCGTGGAGAAGGGCTTCTTCCGCCGCAGGGACTTCGCCGTCCGTCTGTCCGACGTGCGCGAGGTGGCCCACGGCGAGGTGTTCCTCCAGCACGGGCAGGACAGCCTCTTCGCCGCCCCGCGCGAGGTGCCACACCGGCCCCATCCTCGTGTCAGCAAGCCCGTGGCGCACCTGCCCTCGCGTCAGCAGGGCTGAGCGCGCGGGGACCGCAGGGCGCGCCCTCGGCCCACGCGGGCGCGCCTCAGGCGCTGAAGTCCACCCGGCGCACGTCCTCGTCTCCCACCGCCGCCTGGTAGACGTGCCACGCGGCCGCCAGGTCCTGGAAGGGCAGCCCCACCGTGCAGAAGAGGGTGAGCTGCTCGGGCGACGTCCTCCCAGGGCGCAGCCCGGCGATGATCTCTCCCAGCTCCGCGTGGATGGACTCCTCCTTGAGCCCGGCGCTCCCCACGACACCACCTGACAGGGCCAGCCCCCGGTGATCACACACGAAGGTGGCGCGCTCGAGCAGCGCTGGCGACAGCTCCACGCGATCCTGCTCGTCCTCTCCCAGCGCGGTGATGTGCATGCCGGGGCGCACCAGCTCCGCGGGGAGCGAGGCCTTGCCGCCCGTACTCGTCGTCACGACGATGTCGGCCTCCTCCACCGCCTCCGCCACCGAGCCCACCGGCCGCACGGGCAGGGACAGCTCCTGGTACATGCGCGTGGCCAGCGCGGCGGCCCGCGTGAAGTCCGCGTCATAGACGAAGGCCTGGGACAGCGAGCGCACCAGCCGCAGGGACTTGAGCTGGAGCACGGAGCGGCTGCCCGCGCCCAGCAGCGCCACGCGGCTCGCGTCCGGCCGGGCCAGCACGTCCGTGCCCAGCGCCCCCACCACACCCGTGCGCACGGCCGTCAGCTGCGCCGAGTCCATCATCGCCAGCAGCTGTCCCGTGGCCAGATCATGCAGCTGCAGCATGCCCTGCAGCGGGGGCGTGATGGCCGGGAAGCGAGCGCTCACCTTGACCGAGTAGGCGGGCACTCCCGGCAGGCTGCCCGGGAAGAGCACCATGGTCGTGCCTTCGGTGTGCAAGGGTACACGCGTGCGCTGGGGCGCCACCGTCCGCGCGAGCGCGTCCGCGCGGAACGCCTCGCGCATGTCCGTCAGCAAGGTGAGGGCCTGCAGGTTGCGGGACACATCCGAGCGGGTGAGGAGAAGGGTGCTCATCTTCGACGAAACCTAACCGAGCGCGACGGAAGTCCGAAGGTTCACCGTCACATGCCTCTCCAAGACTCTCGGTCGTTCGCACACGACGTAACACCTGGCGGATGGTTCAGGCGGGCGAGCATGGGAGGCATCCCACCGAGGCCCTCGGAGGTCTCGGCCGCTCCGCCCCCGGCCCGCCCGCCCCGGAAATCCCGGTACGGGCGCGGTTGTCTCATCATGTCCAGAGTGAGGCTGGGCCTGAGCCAGAGGTCGTCGTCCCGGAGGTCACGATGCTGGAGCAGCAACCACGTCCCCAGGCTTGGGAGTCAGCGCGAGATCCCGAGGAGCCGCATCGGCTGGGGGCCTTCCTCCGCGCTCACCGAGAGGACATCCTCGCCGACTGGCGGCTGTCCGCCCATGCGCTCCACTCGCGCCGGTCCGGCGAGCTCCCGGTGCTGGACCACATCCCCGCGCTGCTGGACGGCGTCACCGAGGCGCTGGTGCACGAGGCGCACGGCATTCCACTCCAACTGCCGAGCGTCATCTCGGACGTGCATGCCCTGGCTCGGCTGAACCAGGGCTTCGGCATCCACGAGCTCACCTATGAGTACAGCGTGCTGCGCACCTGCATCCTCCGCCGGCTGGAGGCCTCGGCGGTCCACCCCGCGCCTGGCACCCTGCTGCTGCTGGACGAGCTGCTGGATCAGGCAGTCACGCGCTCGGTGCTGAGCTACTCGCGCCTGCGCGAGCGCACGCTCAACGCGCTCGACCGGATGATGCAGGCGGCCCTGGAGAGCCCGGACCTGGACACCCTGCTCCATCGGCTGCTCACCCTGCTGATGGAGTCCGCCATGCAGGTGAACTCGGCCACCATCCTGCTGCGCGAGGACGGCATGCTGCGGGTGCGCGCGGCGATGGGGCTGGACGCGGAGCAGACGGTGGGCCAGCGCGTGCGCATCGGAGAGTGCTTCGCGGGCCGTGTCGCCGCCGAGCGCAAGCCGCTCGCGGTGCGCTCGGCCTCGACGGATCCGCTGCTGAAGGAGGAGGCGCTGGGCCAGCTGGGGCTTCACGCGCTGTATGGCGTGCCGCTGCTGGACGGAGAGCACCTGGTGGGCGTGGCGTACATGGGCTCTCGCACCGCCTATGCCTTCTCCGAGGCGGACACCCTGCTGTTCCGCATCATGGTGAGCCGGGCCACGGCCCTCATCGTCCAGGCGCAGCTGCGCGCGCGAGAGCAGGCCGCCCGCGAGGAGATGCAGCGCTCGCTGGCGATGATCGACACGCTGCTGGCCACCTCGCCGGTGGGCATCGCCTTCCTGGATCGCGAGCTGCGCTACCTGCGCATCAACGACACGCTGGCCAGCATCAACCAGCTGCCCGTGGCGGCCCACCTGGGCCGCCCCATCCAGGAGGTGCTGCCCCCCCGTGTCGCCCAGCAGCTGGTGCCCATCCTCCGCTGCGTGCTCGAGACGGGCGAGCCGTCGGGGAGCTTCGAGTTCCCCACGCCGCCCGAGTTCTCCCGGTTCCAGGGGCACACGTGGCTGGCCAGCTACTACCCGGTGCGCTTCCAGGGCGGGGAGCTGATGGGGGTGGGCTGCATCGTGCTGGACATCACCTCGCACAAGCAGGCGGAGCAGGCCCTCGAGCAGGCCCTCACCTTCCGAGAGCAGCTGCTGGCGGTGCTCGGGCACGATCTGCGCAACCCGCTGGGCGCCATCGGCGCCTCGGCCTTCCTGCTCTCTCGGGCGGAGGGCCTGAGCGAGCGCGAGCGCCAGGCCGTGGAGCGCATCCGCCGCAGCGGCGCGCGGATGGCCCGGCTGATCGACGACATCCTGGACTTCGCGCGCAGCCGTCTGGGCGGAGGCATCCCGGTGACGCGCCAGCGCATGAACATGGAGGAGGTGTGCAGGACGACGCTCGAGGAGTTGCAGGTGACGTTCCCCGAGCGCCAGCTCCTCTTCGACGTGCACGGCCACACCTGGGGAGAGTGGGATCCGGATCGCGTGGCGCAGGTGCTGAGCAACCTGGTGTTCAACGCCCTCCAGCACGGGCGGGAGGACACGCCCATCCGCACCACGCTGCGCGACGCGGGCGACCACGTGCTGCTGGAGGTCTACAACCAGGGAGAGCCCATCCCGGAGGAGCTGCTGCCGCGACTGTTCGATCCGTTCAAGCGCCGCCCGGAGGATCAGCGCCCGCACGAGGGCCGGAGCGGCGCGCGGAGCCTGGGGCTGGGGCTGCACATCGTCCGGCAGATCGCCCTGGCGCACGACGGAGACGTGGTGGTGCGCTCCGACCCGCAGGGCACGTCCTTCACGGTCCGCTGGCCACGCGGCGCGAAGTGAGCGTCCCGCCCAGTCCGGCCCGCGGGGGGCTCACCGGCCCAGGGGGGAGAGCGCCAGGGTGTGGATGGCCTCGGCGAGCATCTGGGTGATGAGGCCCAGGTGCTCCAGGGAGATGGACTCGTCGGGCGCGTGGCCGGTGTAGGCCCCCATCTCCTTCAGGTCCGGTCCGAAGTCCACGGCGTTCGGGAAGAGGCGGGCATAGGTGCCGCCGCGGATGGAGACGGGAGCGATGGTGCCGCGGATGTTGCGGTGGCGCTGGTAGATGTCCATCAGGGTGGTGACGAGCGCACCGGAGGCATCCGCCACGTGCGGGTCTCCGACGAAGCGTCCCGGGCCCTCGATGACGCGCCCGTCCGTCTCCTGGGTGATGAGCGCCACGGCGTGGTCCAGCGCCTGATGGAAGTCCTCATTGCCCTCCTCGGAGCGAGGCCGGCGCAGGTTGATGCCCAGCGACACCTTGCCGTCCTTCACGCGCAGCAGGGTGGCGGCGGAGACCATGGGCCCCATCAGCTTGTCCTTGCCGACGAAGCCCAGGCGCTCGCCATGGTGGTCCTTGTCGAAGCGGCGCGACACCGTGCGCAGCACGGCCGTCAGCCCGTTCTCCGCCAGCGAGAGCTTGTCGGCGATGGCGGCCAGGTCCCAGAGCGCGTTGCGTCCCTCCTCGGGGATGGAGGAGTGCACGGCCTTGCCCTGGGTGGAGACGACGATGAGCGAGGTGCCCTTGGTGGCGCCGGGCACGGTCTTCACCTCGGCCTTGAGCTCGGGCCGCTCCTTGCGCACGGCCTCCATGGCGGCCTTCACGGCGGCCAGCCCCTGCTCCACCGACTTGCCAGCGAAGGGCGACAGCGTCAGCGAGGCGGCGCCGGGGACCTGGGTGAGGAACTCTCCGGCGCTGGCATCCACGGGCAGCAGGGTGGCGGAGTCGTTCGCCTCCGGAGTGTCCAGCGCCGCCTCCAGCGTCAGGGAGACGAAGCCGGACTGCGCCACCACCACCGGGTAGGACGAGTCCACGGAGATGGTGTGCGTGGGCAGCTGCTCGTTGCGCGCGTACTCCTGCATGCCCGCCCAGGAGCTCTCCTCGTCGTTGCCGATGATGACGAGCACCTTGCCCTTCGGCGGCTCGATGCCGAGCTCCTGCGCCAGCGCCAGGGACACCAGCGCCGTGGCCAGCGGCCCCTTGTCATCCATCACGCCGCGGCCATAGAGCCGGCCGTTCACGACCTTGGGCTCGAAGGGCTTGTACTTCCACTCGTGGGCGGGCGCGGGGACGACGTCTCCGTGGAAGACGAGGCCCAGCCGGGGCGCGCCCTGGCCCCAGGACAGCTCGAACACGTCGTTGCGGCCGGCCACGCGGAAGCCGAAGCCCCGGGCCTTCGCCCACTGCTGAAGGAAGGCGCCCATGGCGGCGACGGCCGGGTTCTTCGCGGCGGGCTGATCGCTGTTCACCGTCTTGAAGCGCACGAGCTGCTGCGTCAGCTCCACCACGTCCCCGAGCCCGCAGGCGCCGACGTACAGCGCATAGCGGCCGGCGGGGGCAATGCCGGGCAGCGCCTCCTCGGAGAACTGGGCGGCGCGCTTGCCGGCCGGGAGCTTGCAGTTGACGGGCTTGGGCTCCGCCTCCTTCCCCTTGCCCCTCCTCTCGGTCTTCTCCACCTTCGCGGACTGGACGCCATACTTCTTGTTCTTCTCGGACTGGATGCGGGCCTGGCGCGCCTGCTCCTGGAGCTGGGCCGGCGTGGGCTTCGACGGAGCCTGGGCGAGCGCGAGGGCGGGAACGAGGAGGCAGAGGGTCAGAGAGTGCGGACGCGGGCGCATGACGTTGCGAACCCTACCCTACCGGGAGGAGCACGGCATCGGTCGCCCGGGGAACAGCCGGGGCGCGGTCCGCTTCACGGAGAGGTGAAAACCGGCGGGCAGGTGGCTAAACAGCAGGGCATGTTCACCCTCTCTCCGAAGAAGTTGAGGCTCCCCACACCGGACGAGGCGCTCAAGGGCCGCTCCGAGCCGATCCCCGTCCCCGACAAGCACTTCGTGCTGGGCACTCCGCTGAAGGGGCCCTTCCCCGCCGGCCTGCAGCAGGCGGTGTTCGGGCTGGGCTGCTTCTGGGGCGCGGAGAAGAAGTTCTGGCAGACGCCCGGCGTGTACAGCACCCAGGTGGGCTACGCGGCGGGCCTGACGCCCCACCCCACCTACCGCGAGGTGTGCTCGGGCATGACGGGGCACAACGAGGTGGTGCGCGTCATCTTCGATCCGGCCAAGGTGAGCTACGACACCCTGCTGCGCGTCTTCTGGGAGAACCACGACCCGACGCAGGGCATGCGCCAGGGCAACGACGTGGGCACGCAGTACCGCTCGGGCATCTACTACTTCGACGAGGCCCAGAAGCGCGTGGCCGAGCAGAGCCGCGACTCCTACCAGAAGGCGCTCGGCGCGGCGGGCTACGGCCCCATCACCACGGAGGTGCTGCCCGCCCCCGAGTTCTACTTCGCCGAGGACTACCACCAGCAGTACCTGGCCAAGAATCCGGACGGGTACTGCGGGCTGGGCGGCACGGGCGTCAGCTGCCCGGTGGGCGTGGGCGTGGCCAGCCGCTAGGCCGCCCGAGCCCTCAGCGGCACTGCGGCTGTTCCGAGGCGCCGGCGCTGCTGGCGAGGACCTGGAGGAACTCGCTCGCCTGGGGCTCCTGCCCGCGCTCCCAGAGCGTGGCCTCCGCCCAGCACTGCACCCAGGCGGGGCCCCAGTCCTGGGGCAGCGCGCTGCACTGCGCCCGGCGAGCGGCGCCTCGGGCGACGCTGTCGGCCTGCACCGCCGCGAACACGGAGGGCGCCACGTTCCCGACGAAGGCGCTCGCGTAGGCCTCCGGGGGCGGAACGTTCAGCGGATCCGGCGCGAGCCCGCCCGGGGCGAAGCCCACGTGCTCCTGGTCCTCGAAGGCCAGGGCGCCCGTCTGTTCCGGCGTGGGGGCCGAGCCCGAGCTGCTCGACTGGAGCGAGTACTTGTAGTTCGACGTCCAGCGGTGGGTGAGCACGCTGTAGATGAAGTCGTCCCACACCTCCTCGGTCAGCGTCTCCGGAGTGCTGTCGAGGATCCGGCGCGCCTCCCGGAGATCACTCCTGCGGCTCTTGAGCTCGTCGTCGAGCGCCGCGACCTCGTCGCAGGGCGACTTCTGCTCGGTGCAGCCCACGCAGGAGGCCGCGTGCGTCTTCTTGGCCTGCGCGCACGCCTTCTCCTTGTCGTCCTTCTGCGACGCGACGCGCTCCACCTCGTTCTCGGCGTACCGGTAGCGCTCCCGGACGGCCTTGTACTCGGGGTTGCGGACCTGGCGCGTGCCGCTGACGTAGCGCACGCTGCGCACGTCCTCGTGGACGCGCTCCACGACGCGCTCGATGAGCGCGTTCAAGCGAATCTCCAGCGGCTCCGGCTGACCGGCGGCCACGCTGCCCCCCGCGCACCGGGCCGCGGGCGCCAGGTTGGAGGCCATGCGCTCACACAGGCCGGAGAGCGAGTCGGAGATCTGCCGCGGAATCCGGCCCTCGAGGCGGATGCCCACGGGGATGGCGCTCTGGGCGAGGAAGCCCTGGCGGGACTGCGCGGCGCGCGAGGCCGTGGGCTCGGCGGGCGCCAGGCACTGCGCGGCGGACCACAGCACGGAGGCCGCGCCCTCGGAGCTCGGCCCCTGCGCGGTGGCGGCCAGCTGCGCGAAGCGCGAGGAGAGCTGGTTGGCGCGCTCGGTGAGCAGCGACTGGTAGCCCGGGACGGGGAGCTGCGCGGAGCGGGCCTGGAGGCAGCCGAGCTCGGCCGACGCCGTGGCCAGCGGGCCATCCGCCTTGTACTTGCTGGCGCAGCGCTCGGCATGGACCTGGCCGGCCTTCTCCAGCATCGAGTTCACCTCGGGGTGGTCGGGGATGAGATCGCGCGCCGCCAGGAGCGGCGGGAGGCACTGGTCCAGGTCGCCCGCATCGCACGCGGGGCGCGCGGTCGCGATGGCCTGGTCCGTCGCCTTCTGCGCGAAAACGGGGGCGCGGCTACAGGCCTTCTCGTCGTCGGGCGAGGCGGCACAGGCGTCGCGGTAGGCGCGGGCCGCCGTCATGAAGTCACCGGCGATGGCCGCATCCTCGGCGCGGGACATGGCCTGGCGGTAGGCGGAGTTGCAGCCGCTCAACACGAGGAGGGTGAGGAGCGAGGAGAGACGCGAGAACGGAGGCAGTGAGCGCATTCGAGAGGGAGCGGGCAAGAGTCGAGGGCAGCAGACGAGCGAGCAAGCCGCAAATTCACTGCCCCGGGGACGCGCCGCATCCTACAGCCTCCGGGCGCGGATCAGCGAGAGGGGGCTGCCTGCGCCGCGCTCCCGGGGGCGGCGGGGCGGCCCGCCTGCGCGCGCTCCAGGTGTGGCCCCAGCTGGCCCGAGGCCATGAGCCCCAGCATCCGGAAGTCGGAGATCAGGGACCAGAGTGGGTACTTGAAGGTAGCGGGCCGGTTCTTCTCGATGCCGAAGTGGCCGATCCACGCCAGGCCGTAGGCGACGACGGGGAAGCCGATCGCCAGCGCGCCTCGGCCCAGCACGATGGCGCTGACGCCGATGCCCAGGCCCACGGTGGTGCCCACGAAGTGCAGCCAGCGCGTGGCGGGCCGGGAGTGCTCGCGGAGATAGAACGGCCAG from Hyalangium gracile harbors:
- a CDS encoding Sapep family Mn(2+)-dependent dipeptidase; the protein is MRPRPHSLTLCLLVPALALAQAPSKPTPAQLQEQARQARIQSEKNKKYGVQSAKVEKTERRGKGKEAEPKPVNCKLPAGKRAAQFSEEALPGIAPAGRYALYVGACGLGDVVELTQQLVRFKTVNSDQPAAKNPAVAAMGAFLQQWAKARGFGFRVAGRNDVFELSWGQGAPRLGLVFHGDVVPAPAHEWKYKPFEPKVVNGRLYGRGVMDDKGPLATALVSLALAQELGIEPPKGKVLVIIGNDEESSWAGMQEYARNEQLPTHTISVDSSYPVVVAQSGFVSLTLEAALDTPEANDSATLLPVDASAGEFLTQVPGAASLTLSPFAGKSVEQGLAAVKAAMEAVRKERPELKAEVKTVPGATKGTSLIVVSTQGKAVHSSIPEEGRNALWDLAAIADKLSLAENGLTAVLRTVSRRFDKDHHGERLGFVGKDKLMGPMVSAATLLRVKDGKVSLGINLRRPRSEEGNEDFHQALDHAVALITQETDGRVIEGPGRFVGDPHVADASGALVTTLMDIYQRHRNIRGTIAPVSIRGGTYARLFPNAVDFGPDLKEMGAYTGHAPDESISLEHLGLITQMLAEAIHTLALSPLGR
- a CDS encoding YgaP family membrane protein codes for the protein MLVGFMASRTGRWLRILAGAGMVLGGLSSSSPRGAVVALVGLGPLVAGALDLCLLGPLFGRSIKGADIRRGLGMPEELRLFKTRYERLSPRARMMLH
- a CDS encoding ornithine cyclodeaminase family protein, yielding MSTLLLTRSDVSRNLQALTLLTDMREAFRADALARTVAPQRTRVPLHTEGTTMVLFPGSLPGVPAYSVKVSARFPAITPPLQGMLQLHDLATGQLLAMMDSAQLTAVRTGVVGALGTDVLARPDASRVALLGAGSRSVLQLKSLRLVRSLSQAFVYDADFTRAAALATRMYQELSLPVRPVGSVAEAVEEADIVVTTSTGGKASLPAELVRPGMHITALGEDEQDRVELSPALLERATFVCDHRGLALSGGVVGSAGLKEESIHAELGEIIAGLRPGRTSPEQLTLFCTVGLPFQDLAAAWHVYQAAVGDEDVRRVDFSA
- a CDS encoding class I SAM-dependent methyltransferase, which translates into the protein MPTESKALSRTTFLASCPICGAREASEVVTFPELRFGRCAGCGLIYKQEQQPGLGDGYEEKYFRFTPAGYLARWDHRVRKCQRQILACLEFAPHARSLLDVGCSAGYVLAAAKSLGLSEMGMDFSDFAVQLCRERGFRAERGSLDKMPFADESFDIVTAKHTLEHIPSPIDGLREIHRVLRPGGVAFLIVPDAAYYKHTLMPRRGSSFRPDRRGWQHHVYFYEKNLADASARAGLTPVKAGKSIFRSRLARGPRAALEYARYAFLVGWTHGSRVTHTRREIQLISVKPGTPQALPASQAHAESAAR
- the msrA gene encoding peptide-methionine (S)-S-oxide reductase MsrA; amino-acid sequence: MFTLSPKKLRLPTPDEALKGRSEPIPVPDKHFVLGTPLKGPFPAGLQQAVFGLGCFWGAEKKFWQTPGVYSTQVGYAAGLTPHPTYREVCSGMTGHNEVVRVIFDPAKVSYDTLLRVFWENHDPTQGMRQGNDVGTQYRSGIYYFDEAQKRVAEQSRDSYQKALGAAGYGPITTEVLPAPEFYFAEDYHQQYLAKNPDGYCGLGGTGVSCPVGVGVASR
- a CDS encoding PRC-barrel domain-containing protein, whose amino-acid sequence is MFDRSEIQKGMTVRSIDGHKLGRVVDIQDEEFIVEKGFFRRRDFAVRLSDVREVAHGEVFLQHGQDSLFAAPREVPHRPHPRVSKPVAHLPSRQQG
- a CDS encoding sensor histidine kinase, which encodes MLEQQPRPQAWESARDPEEPHRLGAFLRAHREDILADWRLSAHALHSRRSGELPVLDHIPALLDGVTEALVHEAHGIPLQLPSVISDVHALARLNQGFGIHELTYEYSVLRTCILRRLEASAVHPAPGTLLLLDELLDQAVTRSVLSYSRLRERTLNALDRMMQAALESPDLDTLLHRLLTLLMESAMQVNSATILLREDGMLRVRAAMGLDAEQTVGQRVRIGECFAGRVAAERKPLAVRSASTDPLLKEEALGQLGLHALYGVPLLDGEHLVGVAYMGSRTAYAFSEADTLLFRIMVSRATALIVQAQLRAREQAAREEMQRSLAMIDTLLATSPVGIAFLDRELRYLRINDTLASINQLPVAAHLGRPIQEVLPPRVAQQLVPILRCVLETGEPSGSFEFPTPPEFSRFQGHTWLASYYPVRFQGGELMGVGCIVLDITSHKQAEQALEQALTFREQLLAVLGHDLRNPLGAIGASAFLLSRAEGLSERERQAVERIRRSGARMARLIDDILDFARSRLGGGIPVTRQRMNMEEVCRTTLEELQVTFPERQLLFDVHGHTWGEWDPDRVAQVLSNLVFNALQHGREDTPIRTTLRDAGDHVLLEVYNQGEPIPEELLPRLFDPFKRRPEDQRPHEGRSGARSLGLGLHIVRQIALAHDGDVVVRSDPQGTSFTVRWPRGAK
- a CDS encoding DUF962 domain-containing protein; its protein translation is MSERIRTYAEFWPFYLREHSRPATRWLHFVGTTVGLGIGVSAIVLGRGALAIGFPVVAYGLAWIGHFGIEKNRPATFKYPLWSLISDFRMLGLMASGQLGPHLERAQAGRPAAPGSAAQAAPSR